Proteins from a genomic interval of Equus quagga isolate Etosha38 chromosome 11, UCLA_HA_Equagga_1.0, whole genome shotgun sequence:
- the POU3F2 gene encoding POU domain, class 3, transcription factor 2, giving the protein MATAASNHYSLLTSSASIVHAEPPGGMQQGAGGYREAQSLVQGDYGALQSNGHPLSHAHQWITALSHGGGGGGGGGGGGGGGGGGGGGDGSPWSTSPLGQPDIKPSVVVQQGGRGDELHGPGALQQQHQQQQQQQQQQQQQQQQQQQQQRPPHLVHHAANHHPGPGAWRSAAAAAHLPPSMGASNGGLLYSQPSFTVNGMLGAGGQPAGLHHHGLRDAHDEPHHADHHPHPHSHPHPQPPPPPPPQGPPGHPGAHHDPHSDEDTPTSDDLEQFAKQFKQRRIKLGFTQADVGLALGTLYGNVFSQTTICRFEALQLSFKNMCKLKPLLNKWLEEADSSSGSPTSIDKIAAQGRKRKKRTSIEVSVKGALESHFLKCPKPSAQEITSLADSLQLEKEVVRVWFCNRRQKEKRMTPPGGTLPGAEDVYGGSRDTPPHHGVQTPVQ; this is encoded by the coding sequence ATGGCGACCGCAGCGTCTAACCACTACAGCCTGCTCACCTCCAGCGCCTCCATCGTGCACGCCGAGCCGCCGGGCGGCATGCAGCAGGGCGCGGGGGGCTACCGCGAGGCGCAGAGCCTGGTGCAGGGCGACTACGGCGCGCTGCAGAGCAACGGGCACCCGCTCAGCCACGCTCACCAGTGGATCACCGCGCTGTCccacggcggcggcggcgggggtggtggcggcggcggcgggggcgggggaggcggcgggggcggcggcgacGGCTCCCCGTGGTCCACCAGCCCGTTGGGCCAGCCGGACATCAAGCCCTCCGTGGTGGTACAGCAGGGCGGCCGCGGCGACGAGCTGCACGGGCCAGGCGccctgcagcagcagcaccagcagcagcaacagcagcagcagcagcagcaacagcagcagcaacagcagcagcaacagcagcggCCGCCGCATCTGGTGCACCACGCCGCCAACCACCACCCGGGGCCCGGGGCATGGCGGAGCGCGGCGGCTGCAGCGCACCTCCCGCCCTCCATGGGAGCGTCCAACGGCGGCTTGCTCTACTCGCAGCCCAGCTTCACGGTGAACGGCATGCTGGGCGCCGGCGGGCAGCCGGCCGGGCTGCACCACCACGGCCTGCGGGACGCGCACGACGAACCGCACCACGCGGACCACCACCCGCACCCGCACTCTCATCCACacccgcagccgccgccgccgccgcccccgcaaGGCCCGCCGGGCCACCCCGGCGCGCACCACGACCCGCACTCGGACGAGGACACGCCGACCTCGGATGACCTGGAGCAGTTCGCCAAGCAGTTCAAGCAGCGGCGGATCAAACTGGGATTTACCCAAGCGGACGTGGGGCTGGCTCTGGGCACCCTGTACGGCAACGTGTTCTCGCAGACCACCATCTGCAGGTTTGAGGCCCTGCAGCTGAGCTTCAAGAACATGTGCAAGCTGAAGCCTTTGTTGAACAAGTGGTTGGAGGAGGCGGACTCGTCCTCGGGCAGCCCCACGAGCATAGACAAGATCGCGGCGCAGGGGCGCAAGAGGAAAAAGCGGACCTCCATCGAGGTGAGCGTCAAGGGGGCTCTGGAGAGCCATTTCCTCAAATGCCCCAAGCCCTCGGCCCAGGAGATCACTTCCCTCGCGGACAGCTTACAGCTGGAGAAGGAGGTGGTGAGAGTTTGGTTTTGTaacaggagacagaaagagaaaaggatgacCCCTCCCGGAGGGACTCTGCCGGGCGCCGAGGATGTGTACGGGGGGAGTAGGGACACGCCACCTCACCACGGGGTGCAGACGCCCGTCCAGTGA